The DNA sequence GCATGAATAGTTTTCTGGGAGTGGATACAACGCATGAATGCAGAAGTATGCAGTCGGACGACACTGATTTCCTGACTTTTGATTCCGAGGGGATAAAAGAGAAAAAAGCTTCCACATTAAAGGAAATTCCTGCTGGGGAAAGAAGTCTGGATAAGGAAGATTCTTTTAGTCTGTCAGAAGTGGGGCAATAAAAGAGGCCAGACGTTGTATGAACTGCGGCTGTTACTCGGTAAATCCATCAGATATTGCCCCGACTTTGGTTGCACTGGATGCTACTATTGTCACAAATATGAGGACCGTAAAAGCCCCGGAATTCTGTTGTAAAAACTTAAAGACTTCCGATACGCTGAAACCGGGAGAGCTTGTTACGGGTATAGAACTCCCTCTGATCAAGGGTGCAACCATGCATTATGATAAATTCCGTCTAAGGGATGCTGTCGATTTTGCCATTGTAAGTGTATCGTCGATGTACAGCGTCGAAAAGGGGAAATTTACCGGAGCAAGGATCGTTTTAGGCGGTGTTGCTCCTGTTCCGCTGCGCTTA is a window from the Sediminispirochaeta bajacaliforniensis DSM 16054 genome containing:
- a CDS encoding FAD binding domain-containing protein — protein: MRTVKAPEFCCKNLKTSDTLKPGELVTGIELPLIKGATMHYDKFRLRDAVDFAIVSVSSMYSVEKGKFTGARIVLGGVAPVPLRLQHVEGFLIGKHVTDETAQQAADLATQNTVVMARNAYKVQELKALIKASILRMR